The Musa acuminata AAA Group cultivar baxijiao chromosome BXJ1-8, Cavendish_Baxijiao_AAA, whole genome shotgun sequence genomic sequence CCTATACACGGTAAACCCTCCAAAACTCGAATCTGCTTTAGAATCGGATTCGATCAACCTTTTCTGATCGAATTTTTATCGCCAGATGAGAAGCTCCACGGgtcttccttctttccttcttcgaCTGGGCAGTTCAACAGTCAAAAGGCGACATCTTGCGTTGAATGAAACATGGAGTCGAAGACCCTTGGCTGAAGAAACCTTCAATTTTCCAGAAGAACGCGACCTCCAAATCAAGTAATTCGGTTTTCTTGAAGAAAGCCAAGTAATTGTTGCGACCCAAATTGTTCTCAAGTTAGAAATGATGGATGCAAGTTAGAAATGGTGTTGGAGCCTTCCCATCGGTGTTCTTGTTCTTATAGGCGTTTGGTAGAACTGGAACAGTGCTCAATATCTCAGAAGAGATGCAAGACGATTCCAAGGCTTCGGCTAAGCAAGTCTCTTCATCGAGAAATCACTGTGGAAAGGCTTTTGTTTTAGAAAAAGTCATCCACAATAAACTACACCACAAAATGTTGGACTACTTCCTCAACGACAAACACACGTCTCAGTGATAATTGACATGCTCATGGTTGGCATTTCCACCCCCTTGATGATACGATGAGGACTACAACGATGGTAAGTAGACTGTACATTTTATGTTCATCGTAATGTGAATAAGCTGTCGAGTACTTGCTCACAATTTGGAACGCTCGACATGATAGCGTTTACAAACTATTCTTGTGATAAATGAAAATTACCTGTTGTAGTTTAAGAAGCATTATACATACATGAGAGAACAATTCATAAGCTTTTTACATGCATGATAACTTCCATAAATGTGTATGTTTGCAACATAAACAATCAGGGCACAGATGCCTTATGTTCATGTCGCTACAAGAAAGTCTCAGCAGAAAAGTAGACTTTGTATTGCATGTGATTTACTATGAATTTTTTGCCTAACCTGCAGCACATAAATGTGTGTCCGAGTACTGACCTGTTCATTTAAGTATATGATTAACATTTTTAACAACTGAAGGTGCAATAACAATGATCAGTAAATAATTCAACAACCATCCTATAGCATTCATTCCACAAATTACATAGGTAACGATACGATGTCAAAAAAGAACTCAAGATATCCGGTAATGTATGGCAACTTTGCACATATCTTGTGTCATTTACAGGAGAATTTCCTATCTTTGTATGCCAGAAAGCAGAGGAGGTCTCATTGCATCTTCTTCTACCATGTGTGCATGCATTTCTGAAGCAAAAGCAGGATTTGATTTGAACATTGCAGTTCCAGCTTCGCGAGGCAAAGGGGAGAGAGAAGGTTGAATGGTATTACTCAGTTCCTTCACATACAATTTATCTTCCACAACATCATAGTAGTCTGCTGTTCTTACCTCCTGAGCAAGAGAACAAGAGCAGCAACATAGCCACTGAAAACAATCTGTCACAGACGGCTCGCCGCAGCAGAAAGTATTCGGAGGGAGGTTAAATTTCTTTCTCATCTGGATCCTCCAAAAGCCTCCATATAACAAACCAAAGATGCAGAGTAAGAAGCCTGTGATTCCCAGAGCTTCGCGAACGGTCTCATTATCGATGTTGACGGCGGCCAAGTTGAAAATGAAGAAAGGAGCTAAACAAAACAGAAGGAAAGTTGCAACATGAACATACATGTTACCAAATCTTAGCCTGTCCATGTTCCATCCGAAGACACAGCAGCTACAGAAAACTGAGAGGTATGCTAGAGAGATATCGTCCCAGAAATCGAATAGCCCACCCACCCATCGGGGGCTAGTTTCTGCCGTCCTGGGGTCTTCTCTATCCACGAAAGAGTATCTTTTTCGAGCACGCCTTTGATCGACAGAAGAGCTGATACTACCTTGTGACTCCTCATCTATCTCGGTGTACTCCTTTCCGAGAGGGCTAACAATGTTATACAAACTGGCAATAGCTGGTGCACCAATTGCCACGGAGATGCATATCCCTACTCCGATCGCTGGACGTTCGGATCGAGGGTATCCCCAGTTCAGACCACACAAGGCATACTGAGCAAAACAATTCACATGAAGAAGAACCACTACAACCAGCATGTGCATCCGCTCGTTAGGCTTTCGGGTTCCATTTTTGCAGTATATGTTCCTGAGCCTCACAATGTCCTCCTGTCTCCATCGGCACAGAAGCACAAGGTGATGGAACCGTTTTGGATGCTGATAGAGGCACATTAGCGTAAACAAGGCATTCAGAATTTGGTTGTTCACTTCAAACCAGGTGTCTCTCTGAGATTTTCTTGGCAAAGCACCATTCAGCATGCCAGTCATGACGAGGAACAGAATCGATCCAGAGATGACCACACAAGTCATCCAAAGGAGCAGAGCCATGTTCGTTGGCTCCTTGATCCATGTCTTAAAGAGCTCGACCAAAGAAGCCCAGTTGATCTTCTTGACAAAAGGAAGACGAAAACTTGTAGAGGAACTCTGATCACCAGGCGAAGGGAAGGAATGCGGAATATCGACATCGACACTCTCCTCTGCTTCATGTCCATGCTTTGAAGAAGATGAAGACAACCGAGTAGAAGATTCAACTTTCGCAAAGCTGGATCTACCAGGGAAGGTCTTCAGCATAGCCAGAAATTTATTCTGTCTCTTCTTGTCCAAAAGAGTCCTTCTAGATGTACTAATCTCTAG encodes the following:
- the LOC103995413 gene encoding uncharacterized protein LOC103995413, with product MISMSNGKGTREIEEETESPTDQIMLEISTSRRTLLDKKRQNKFLAMLKTFPGRSSFAKVESSTRLSSSSSKHGHEAEESVDVDIPHSFPSPGDQSSSTSFRLPFVKKINWASLVELFKTWIKEPTNMALLLWMTCVVISGSILFLVMTGMLNGALPRKSQRDTWFEVNNQILNALFTLMCLYQHPKRFHHLVLLCRWRQEDIVRLRNIYCKNGTRKPNERMHMLVVVVLLHVNCFAQYALCGLNWGYPRSERPAIGVGICISVAIGAPAIASLYNIVSPLGKEYTEIDEESQGSISSSVDQRRARKRYSFVDREDPRTAETSPRWVGGLFDFWDDISLAYLSVFCSCCVFGWNMDRLRFGNMYVHVATFLLFCLAPFFIFNLAAVNIDNETVREALGITGFLLCIFGLLYGGFWRIQMRKKFNLPPNTFCCGEPSVTDCFQWLCCCSCSLAQEVRTADYYDVVEDKLYVKELSNTIQPSLSPLPREAGTAMFKSNPAFASEMHAHMVEEDAMRPPLLSGIQR